Proteins from one Entomospira culicis genomic window:
- a CDS encoding helix-turn-helix domain-containing protein → MQTIGQRVRLARKHFGWTQHQAAEHLGVKQNMLSRYEREEHHIPDPIKVKLHALGINLTWLLTGEGEMLLPPPAHTPLQDVQQIRRELLSLQLTLEKTQADQQAMQIMLQRMKNIIFK, encoded by the coding sequence GTGCAAACCATTGGGCAACGCGTACGCCTTGCGCGAAAACACTTTGGCTGGACACAACACCAAGCTGCCGAGCATCTTGGGGTAAAGCAAAATATGCTCTCTCGTTACGAGCGTGAAGAGCATCATATTCCCGACCCTATCAAGGTGAAATTACACGCACTAGGCATCAATCTTACTTGGCTTCTCACCGGAGAAGGCGAGATGTTACTCCCACCGCCAGCACACACACCATTGCAAGACGTTCAACAGATCCGACGCGAGCTACTCTCCCTACAGCTTACACTAGAAAAGACACAAGCCGATCAACAGGCCATGCAAATTATGCTTCAACGTATGAAAAATATTATCTTTAAATAG
- a CDS encoding Dps family protein codes for MSTIDLLNQQVANLNLFYTKLHHYHWYVKGATFFELHAKFEELYTAITAYYDEIAERILMRGGSPISTLKESLAKSSLKEATGGEDATTMVRQVIADLQQMVDEYKVILEHAQQEADEVTADLILGISKDLQKEIWMLTTLLK; via the coding sequence ATGTCAACCATCGATCTACTCAATCAACAAGTAGCCAATCTTAATTTATTTTATACTAAACTTCACCATTATCATTGGTACGTAAAAGGCGCAACTTTTTTTGAGCTTCATGCTAAATTTGAGGAGCTCTACACCGCGATAACCGCTTATTATGACGAGATCGCAGAACGCATCTTAATGCGAGGTGGCTCGCCTATCTCTACTCTAAAAGAGAGTTTGGCAAAGAGCTCGCTAAAAGAGGCAACTGGGGGCGAGGATGCAACTACGATGGTGCGCCAAGTGATTGCCGATCTTCAGCAGATGGTGGATGAGTATAAAGTAATTCTTGAACACGCGCAGCAAGAGGCAGATGAGGTTACCGCCGATCTTATTCTTGGTATCTCTAAGGATTTGCAAAAAGAGATTTGGATGCTCACCACATTGTTAAAATAG
- a CDS encoding PQQ-dependent sugar dehydrogenase, which yields MKTFLYILCLMVAPVHLFANTVIKQGYDFILEEIFSGERFWGIASLPNNNLLLTEFKTGNLLLVEFTNDTLKTTTIALSLPIENRGQAGLLDIALHPNFAQNNYIYLSYSKRLKNGSSLALIRGEWHNHTLINITQLYETPSEVRTQHYSGAIAFDSQNRLYLASGDRNNRHQAQDLTNSIGKILRFNDDGTIPLDNPLIKQNNVAKEIYAWGIRNAQGLAYDARTNTLWQSEQGPQGGDELNIIRAGQNYGWPEVTTGQEYGGGRIGVRTKAGMVDPIKEWTPSPAFSSLLLYTHNAIPSLTNKLLIPSLKAETLFVISVDKNKVTAVHTIIKGEIGRIRDVKSAPNGIIYLVNDAGKLYRLRPR from the coding sequence GTGAAAACATTCTTATATATCTTATGTCTTATGGTTGCGCCAGTACATCTCTTTGCAAACACCGTCATTAAGCAGGGTTATGATTTTATTTTAGAAGAGATCTTCTCTGGTGAACGCTTCTGGGGCATCGCCTCACTACCTAACAACAATCTTCTCCTCACCGAATTTAAGACAGGAAACCTTCTTTTGGTGGAATTTACCAATGATACGCTCAAAACTACCACCATTGCTCTCTCCCTTCCGATAGAAAATCGCGGACAAGCTGGGTTACTCGATATTGCGTTACACCCCAATTTTGCTCAAAATAATTACATCTATCTCTCTTATAGCAAAAGATTAAAAAATGGCTCTTCCCTCGCGCTTATCCGTGGTGAGTGGCACAATCATACGCTTATCAATATTACCCAGCTCTATGAGACACCGTCGGAGGTACGTACCCAGCATTACAGCGGTGCTATTGCCTTTGATTCCCAAAATAGACTCTATCTTGCCAGTGGCGATCGCAATAATCGTCATCAGGCGCAAGATTTAACCAATTCCATTGGCAAGATTTTACGCTTTAACGATGATGGGACGATCCCCCTTGACAATCCGCTTATTAAGCAGAATAACGTTGCCAAAGAAATTTATGCGTGGGGCATTCGTAATGCGCAAGGGCTCGCCTATGATGCACGTACCAACACCCTTTGGCAAAGCGAACAAGGACCACAGGGCGGGGATGAACTCAATATCATTCGTGCAGGACAAAATTATGGTTGGCCAGAAGTTACCACCGGTCAAGAGTATGGCGGCGGTCGCATCGGAGTGCGCACCAAAGCCGGCATGGTTGACCCCATTAAAGAGTGGACGCCATCCCCAGCCTTCTCCTCTCTCCTCCTATACACCCACAACGCGATTCCCTCTCTCACCAACAAACTTCTCATCCCCTCCCTTAAGGCAGAAACGCTCTTTGTTATCAGCGTCGACAAGAATAAGGTTACCGCTGTTCACACCATCATTAAAGGCGAAATCGGGCGTATCCGCGATGTAAAATCAGCACCCAACGGCATCATCTACCTCGTCAACGATGCTGGCAAGCTCTATCGTCTGCGCCCACGCTAA
- a CDS encoding ArsR/SmtB family transcription factor — translation MHDDYPEQALLMKAFCDESRLAILSKLKVGERCGCALLEELVISQSTLSHHMKILLASGVVQARKAGKWVYYSLDHTGLMRAKQYLNAYTMAAEQITLIEC, via the coding sequence ATGCATGATGATTATCCAGAGCAAGCATTGCTGATGAAGGCTTTTTGTGATGAGAGTCGCCTTGCGATTCTCTCTAAACTAAAAGTTGGCGAGCGATGTGGTTGTGCGTTATTAGAGGAATTGGTTATTTCTCAATCTACGCTCTCACATCACATGAAGATTCTTTTAGCTAGTGGTGTGGTGCAGGCGCGTAAAGCTGGTAAGTGGGTCTATTACTCTTTAGATCATACTGGATTGATGCGTGCCAAGCAGTATCTTAATGCGTATACGATGGCCGCAGAACAGATTACTCTGATTGAGTGTTAA
- a CDS encoding DsrE/DsrF/DrsH-like family protein, whose translation MHKKILIVGGVAGGATVAARLRRLDEEAQIILFERDAFVSFANCGLPYYIGDVIKDRSQLVLQNPQKFKDRFNIDVRTQSEVVQVDAKSKILTIKPASGVPYTENYTHLVLSPGAKPLVPPLPGVDHKRILTLRNVPDSDRIKELVDSGNIKNATVIGGGFIGIEMAENLALRDVAVSLVEAAPHVLATFDKEMAGFLEKELARAGLDLYLGKKATAFLPENERIVVQLDSNETITSDLVILAIGIQPETKFLKDSGIDRDERGFIKVNEHLQTNHPEVYALGDAIKVDHLVYNQPASIPLAGPANRQGRLVANNICGKPQAFIGAMGTAILQVFDLNAACTGSSEQVLIAHDIPTQSLYIHPNSHAGYYPGSTPLTIKVIYNPTDERILGAQVLGYEAVDKFIDVIASVIHFKGTLHDLADLELSYAPPFSSAKSPINMAGFVGLNISEKLMPVARFEEALNLNQTSQQLLDVRDDIEVANKKLEHSIHIPLNDLRNGRGLDKLDKTKEILVYCAVGVRGYMATRYLLAKGYNARNILGGIKLEPGFSQTSSKNHADKATASVVTPLMSDKVVELNLTGLQCPGPLMELKKQIDKVEVGAVLQVQVSDPGFLHDVKGWCDSTGNELLSVNSSKGIIHAQIRKNPPKAESALGVKLEDQTIVVFSNDLDKAIAAFIIANGAAAMGKKVSLFFTFWGLSVIKKTNPSHVGKKNFMEKMFTMMLPKHSGKLPISKMNMGGLGAKMIRAVMKEKSVISLEELMQQAQENGIEMIACTMSMDVMGVKAEELIDGISLGGVGYYLNKAETANKNLFI comes from the coding sequence ATGCACAAAAAGATTTTAATCGTAGGTGGCGTAGCAGGTGGCGCTACTGTGGCGGCTCGACTAAGGCGTTTAGATGAAGAGGCACAAATTATCCTCTTTGAACGAGATGCTTTTGTCTCTTTCGCCAACTGTGGATTACCCTATTATATCGGTGATGTCATCAAAGATCGCAGCCAACTAGTCTTACAGAATCCGCAAAAATTTAAAGATCGCTTCAACATCGATGTGCGCACCCAAAGCGAGGTGGTGCAGGTTGATGCTAAGAGCAAAATCCTCACCATTAAGCCTGCCAGTGGCGTGCCCTACACCGAAAATTATACGCATTTAGTACTCTCCCCAGGGGCAAAGCCTTTAGTGCCACCGCTACCGGGTGTCGATCACAAACGCATCCTCACCCTGCGCAATGTCCCCGATAGCGATCGCATTAAAGAGCTTGTCGACAGCGGGAATATCAAGAATGCTACCGTCATTGGTGGCGGATTTATCGGCATTGAAATGGCAGAAAACCTCGCCCTACGCGACGTAGCTGTCTCGCTGGTAGAGGCTGCTCCCCATGTCTTAGCAACCTTTGACAAAGAGATGGCTGGCTTCCTAGAAAAAGAGCTCGCGCGCGCTGGTCTTGATCTTTATCTAGGGAAAAAAGCAACGGCGTTTCTACCCGAAAATGAACGCATCGTGGTGCAACTTGACTCCAACGAGACCATCACCAGCGATTTAGTTATCCTCGCCATTGGCATTCAACCTGAAACCAAATTTCTAAAAGATAGTGGTATCGATCGCGACGAACGTGGCTTTATCAAGGTAAATGAGCATCTACAAACCAACCATCCAGAGGTTTATGCGCTAGGTGATGCGATTAAAGTCGATCATCTAGTCTACAATCAACCTGCATCCATTCCGCTAGCAGGACCTGCTAATCGACAGGGGCGTCTGGTTGCCAATAACATTTGCGGAAAACCACAAGCCTTTATCGGTGCGATGGGTACCGCGATTTTGCAAGTCTTCGACCTCAACGCAGCCTGCACCGGAAGTAGCGAACAAGTGCTTATCGCACACGATATCCCCACGCAGAGCCTCTATATCCACCCCAATAGCCATGCAGGATACTACCCCGGTTCAACGCCACTCACCATCAAGGTGATCTATAATCCCACCGATGAGCGTATTCTCGGGGCGCAAGTTTTAGGCTATGAAGCCGTCGATAAATTCATCGATGTTATTGCCAGCGTTATTCACTTTAAAGGTACGCTCCACGACCTTGCCGATCTCGAGTTGAGCTACGCACCGCCCTTCTCTTCGGCAAAATCACCCATCAATATGGCGGGATTTGTCGGTCTTAATATCAGTGAAAAACTCATGCCGGTTGCCCGTTTTGAAGAGGCGCTCAACCTCAATCAAACGTCGCAACAGTTGTTAGATGTGCGTGATGATATTGAAGTTGCCAATAAAAAACTTGAGCATAGCATCCACATTCCCCTTAATGATTTACGTAATGGCCGTGGTCTGGATAAACTCGACAAAACTAAGGAAATTCTTGTCTACTGTGCGGTAGGTGTGCGAGGCTATATGGCAACACGCTACCTCCTTGCCAAAGGCTATAACGCACGCAATATTCTTGGCGGAATCAAGCTAGAACCCGGCTTTAGCCAAACCTCGAGCAAGAACCACGCCGACAAAGCCACCGCGTCGGTGGTTACCCCACTGATGAGCGATAAAGTGGTGGAACTCAACCTTACTGGCTTGCAGTGTCCTGGTCCATTAATGGAGCTTAAAAAACAGATCGATAAGGTCGAAGTTGGGGCGGTTTTACAAGTGCAAGTCTCCGACCCCGGATTTTTGCACGACGTAAAAGGCTGGTGCGACTCAACGGGGAATGAACTCTTGAGCGTTAACAGCAGTAAGGGAATCATCCATGCCCAGATCCGCAAGAATCCCCCCAAAGCCGAGAGTGCCCTTGGCGTAAAACTGGAGGATCAGACGATTGTTGTCTTTAGCAACGACCTTGATAAAGCGATTGCTGCCTTCATCATCGCCAACGGAGCGGCAGCCATGGGTAAAAAAGTCTCGCTCTTCTTCACCTTCTGGGGCTTATCGGTGATCAAAAAAACCAACCCTAGCCATGTCGGCAAAAAGAATTTTATGGAGAAGATGTTTACCATGATGCTCCCCAAACACAGCGGAAAATTGCCCATCTCTAAGATGAATATGGGTGGACTGGGCGCCAAGATGATCCGCGCGGTGATGAAGGAGAAGAGCGTGATTAGCCTTGAGGAGTTGATGCAACAGGCGCAAGAGAATGGCATCGAGATGATTGCCTGCACGATGTCGATGGATGTGATGGGCGTTAAGGCCGAAGAGCTCATCGATGGCATCTCGCTGGGTGGAGTGGGGTATTACCTCAACAAGGCAGAGACAGCCAACAAGAATTTATTTATCTAA
- the arsB gene encoding ACR3 family arsenite efflux transporter — MQAKESLRMAFFEKYLSVWVLLCMVLGVMISRYLPEIPQWLTQFEYAQVSIPITILIWMMIYPMMMKVDFTSIKNVSKNPKGLYVTWVVNWLIKPFTMFGIAWFFFFVLFRNLMSEELARDYLAGAVLLGAAPCTAMVFVWSHLTRGNPAYTVVQVATNDLIILIAFSPIVALLLGVSGITIPWSTLIVSVVLFVVTPLAAGIITRNLVIKYKGVGYFEEKFITKFNHTTIIGLLLTLVMIFSFQGSVILSNPLHIVLIAIPLIIQTFLIFFLAYLTSKKLKLPHDIAAPAGMIGASNFFELSVAVAIALFGATSPVALATIVGVLVEVPVMLILVKIANNTKGWFVYEK, encoded by the coding sequence ATGCAAGCAAAAGAGTCATTACGTATGGCATTTTTTGAGAAGTATTTGAGTGTGTGGGTTCTATTATGTATGGTTTTAGGGGTGATGATAAGTCGTTATCTACCAGAAATTCCGCAGTGGTTGACGCAGTTTGAGTATGCACAGGTTTCGATTCCGATTACGATCTTAATCTGGATGATGATTTATCCGATGATGATGAAGGTGGATTTTACTAGCATAAAAAATGTTAGCAAAAATCCTAAAGGATTGTATGTTACGTGGGTGGTTAATTGGTTGATTAAGCCCTTTACGATGTTTGGTATTGCATGGTTCTTCTTTTTTGTTCTATTTCGTAACTTGATGAGTGAGGAGTTGGCACGTGATTACCTCGCAGGTGCGGTGTTGCTGGGAGCAGCCCCTTGTACGGCGATGGTTTTTGTCTGGTCGCACTTAACAAGAGGGAATCCTGCCTATACCGTAGTGCAGGTGGCAACGAATGATTTGATTATTTTGATTGCATTTTCTCCGATTGTCGCGTTATTATTGGGGGTGAGTGGCATTACGATTCCCTGGTCTACGCTCATTGTATCGGTGGTGTTATTTGTGGTAACGCCGTTAGCCGCGGGAATTATTACACGTAATTTAGTGATTAAGTACAAAGGAGTAGGCTATTTTGAGGAGAAATTTATTACTAAATTTAATCACACCACGATCATCGGGCTGTTGTTGACACTAGTGATGATCTTCTCCTTTCAAGGCAGCGTGATTCTCTCCAATCCATTGCATATCGTTTTGATCGCTATCCCACTGATTATCCAGACATTTTTGATCTTCTTTTTGGCATATTTGACGAGTAAAAAGTTGAAACTTCCTCACGATATCGCCGCACCTGCAGGAATGATTGGCGCTTCTAACTTCTTTGAGTTATCGGTTGCCGTGGCGATCGCTCTCTTTGGTGCAACGTCTCCGGTGGCTCTGGCAACGATTGTTGGTGTCTTGGTGGAGGTTCCGGTGATGCTTATTCTTGTAAAGATAGCAAATAACACGAAAGGATGGTTTGTATATGAAAAATAA
- a CDS encoding arsenate reductase ArsC translates to MKNKPKVAFICVHNSCRSQMAEALGKHFASDVFESYSAGTEVKPAINADAVRLMQRIYAIDMRERQYSKLIDALPQVDIVITMGCNVECPHVVAKHREDWGLADPSGEVDAIFIETIDRIERNIKDLARRIRVGEITL, encoded by the coding sequence ATGAAAAATAAGCCTAAAGTGGCTTTCATCTGCGTGCATAACTCGTGCCGTAGCCAGATGGCAGAGGCGCTAGGCAAGCACTTTGCATCTGATGTTTTTGAGAGTTATTCAGCAGGGACAGAAGTAAAGCCTGCCATCAACGCCGATGCAGTACGCCTTATGCAACGTATTTATGCGATTGATATGCGTGAAAGACAATACTCTAAGTTGATCGACGCCTTGCCACAAGTAGATATCGTGATTACGATGGGTTGCAATGTGGAGTGTCCGCATGTGGTGGCGAAGCACCGTGAAGATTGGGGATTGGCGGATCCCAGTGGCGAAGTTGATGCAATTTTTATCGAGACGATTGATCGCATTGAGCGAAATATCAAAGATCTTGCTCGTCGCATTAGAGTGGGTGAAATCACGCTATAA